A window of Anomalospiza imberbis isolate Cuckoo-Finch-1a 21T00152 chromosome 4, ASM3175350v1, whole genome shotgun sequence contains these coding sequences:
- the JCHAIN gene encoding immunoglobulin J chain: MKSTWLLCVALAISLGIILVAGYPVSPQDEEYVLVNNKCQCVTVTSKFVPSKEDPTEEVLERNIRIIVPLKARENISDPLSPPRTTFVYRLSELCRNCEPIEIDLGGAIYQAQQGNSCEEPQTCYTYDRNECYSSPVPILYHGEVRQVPAALTPASCFAE, from the exons ATGAAGAGCACTTGGTTGCTGTGTGTTGCCTTGGCCATTTCCTTGGGCATCATCCTTGTGGCAG GTTATCCAGTGAGTCCCCAGGATGAGGAGTATGTGCTGGTCAATAATAAGTGTCAGTGCGTAACAGTGACCTCAAAATTTGTCCCCTCCAAAGAAGATCCTACAGAAGAAGTCCTGGAAAGAAACATCCGCATCAT AGTTCCCCTGAAGGCTCGGGAGAACATCTCTGACCCCTTGTCCCCACCCAGGACCACTTTTGTCTACCGCTTGAGTGAACT ctgcagaaatTGTGAACCCATAGAAATTGATCTGGGTGGGGCCATCTACCAGGCCCAGCAGGGCAACTCCTGCGAGGAACCTCAGACCTGCTACACCTACGACAGGAATGAGTGCTACAgctcccctgtgcccatccTGTACCACGGGGAGGTGAGGCAGGTCCCAGCAGCTCTGACGCCGGCCTCCTGCTTCGCCGAGTAG